The following are from one region of the Stigmatella ashevillena genome:
- a CDS encoding DUF2019 domain-containing protein: MKLEELVAHFAENVAAQTDAIWRGEAKTGNKHARRYRAAFDKLRAQGDAGRDALAVLLKHPRMDVRVTAAACLLRHRTAEAKAVLEEAAKGEGMVPFEAQQALLRWEEGTWALDPG; the protein is encoded by the coding sequence ATGAAGTTGGAGGAACTCGTCGCACACTTCGCCGAGAACGTTGCTGCACAGACCGACGCCATCTGGAGGGGGGAGGCCAAGACAGGAAACAAGCATGCCCGCCGATACCGCGCCGCGTTCGACAAGCTCCGGGCCCAGGGCGATGCTGGACGAGATGCACTTGCTGTTCTTCTGAAGCACCCACGCATGGATGTCAGGGTCACAGCAGCTGCTTGCCTGCTCCGCCATCGCACGGCGGAGGCCAAGGCGGTTCTGGAAGAGGCCGCCAAGGGCGAAGGAATGGTCCCCTTCGAGGCGCAGCAGGCCTTGCTGCGGTGGGAGGAAGGCACCTGGGCCTTGGATCCGGGGTAG
- the sitA5 gene encoding SitA5 family polymorphic toxin has product MATRLTAVVLLVALLNACATQHLVRLDTGQGAPLEYRPPTSTGSMKMDEEAFEHSLARLVLNTPLTLRPPQQGWLVRASYPSNGEDTRWQRLMSKSFGGLCAPGQRKENCLFLLDDVMGLSEWDRLGVGLGLSLDPLRESISKAVEDTLAPQLFYTIIATGLVTWAVLAANPEPIFTKAAAIVSALLLIYLGVETFLEVVDASRELKWATDRATTWEELEHASQRFANRIGPKVARVFVLAITVVVSHGMTGGAAWLSSRLSMLPSFSEAAAVGAPRLGINLTNVGQVSSVAVVGNTIVISLPATAVAMAAQSMGGGSAAGTNLAFRSWGSFSGLKSALGSAGEGKQWHHIIEQTPNNVQRFGPHALHNTKNVVPLDQAIHTRLSAVYSSIRLNITGSNSMTVRQWLSTQSYEAQRQFGLLALKNVTKGIW; this is encoded by the coding sequence ATGGCAACCCGTCTGACCGCTGTGGTCCTGCTCGTGGCTCTGCTCAACGCGTGCGCCACTCAGCATCTGGTTCGCCTCGACACGGGTCAGGGGGCACCTTTGGAATACAGGCCCCCCACCTCGACAGGGTCCATGAAGATGGACGAGGAGGCGTTCGAGCACTCGCTGGCGCGATTGGTACTGAATACGCCTCTGACACTCCGCCCTCCCCAGCAAGGTTGGCTGGTGCGCGCCTCCTACCCAAGCAACGGCGAGGACACTCGCTGGCAGCGCCTCATGAGTAAGAGCTTCGGCGGCCTCTGCGCGCCAGGGCAGCGCAAAGAAAACTGCCTCTTCTTGCTCGATGACGTCATGGGGCTGAGCGAGTGGGACAGGCTGGGGGTAGGCCTGGGCCTGTCACTGGATCCCCTCAGGGAGAGCATCTCCAAGGCGGTGGAGGACACCCTGGCTCCTCAGCTCTTCTATACCATCATTGCGACGGGGCTCGTCACCTGGGCCGTCTTGGCGGCCAACCCCGAGCCGATATTCACCAAGGCGGCAGCCATCGTCTCAGCACTGCTGTTGATCTACCTGGGAGTCGAGACCTTCCTGGAGGTGGTGGATGCGAGCCGGGAGCTGAAATGGGCCACTGACCGGGCAACCACTTGGGAGGAATTGGAGCACGCCAGCCAGCGCTTTGCGAACCGGATCGGTCCCAAGGTGGCACGTGTCTTCGTCCTCGCAATAACGGTGGTGGTGAGCCATGGCATGACCGGGGGGGCCGCATGGCTGTCCTCGCGGTTGTCGATGCTGCCAAGCTTCTCGGAAGCGGCAGCAGTGGGAGCCCCTCGGCTGGGGATCAATCTGACGAACGTGGGGCAGGTCAGCTCGGTGGCCGTTGTCGGGAACACCATCGTTATCTCTCTGCCCGCAACGGCGGTCGCCATGGCGGCCCAGAGCATGGGAGGAGGCTCGGCAGCCGGGACTAACCTTGCCTTCAGATCCTGGGGCTCATTCAGCGGCCTCAAGAGTGCCCTGGGCTCGGCGGGAGAGGGCAAGCAGTGGCATCACATCATCGAGCAGACGCCAAACAACGTGCAGCGCTTCGGACCTCATGCCCTTCACAACACCAAGAACGTCGTCCCCTTGGACCAAGCGATTCATACCCGCCTCAGCGCAGTCTATTCGTCCATTCGATTGAATATCACCGGTTCGAACAGCATGACCGTGCGGCAGTGGCTGAGCACTCAGTCGTACGAGGCCCAACGTCAGTTTGGGCTTCTGGCGCTCAAGAACGTCACGAAGGGGATCTGGTAA